One window of the Allosaccharopolyspora coralli genome contains the following:
- the nudC gene encoding NAD(+) diphosphatase produces MSTPDVAGATGFGLDAAPLLSRSTVDRSEWLRDEDTAQLWAHGRVLLVDRKGRAPVLEGDVLDHRPTAEFGTQPPPGAVLLGQDDGVSYWALRAGRDGAELGWRDLRNAGALLGSVDAGLLTTAVGLLSWHDRSRYCAVCGAGTRGVRLGWVQQCSGCDREEYPRTDPAVICLVHDGGDQVLLARQPVWPRDRYSVLAGFVEVGEALEACVQREIREEVGVTVSDVRYLGSQPWPFPRSLMVGFAAVGDPEQPLHPADGEIEDARWVPRDDVLAALEAEGNAINGLRLPPGVSIAYRMLRGWANTPS; encoded by the coding sequence ATGAGTACCCCGGACGTGGCGGGAGCGACAGGGTTCGGCCTGGACGCCGCACCACTGCTCTCCCGATCCACCGTGGACCGTTCGGAGTGGTTGCGCGACGAGGACACCGCGCAGCTGTGGGCGCACGGGCGGGTCCTGCTCGTCGACCGCAAGGGGCGAGCCCCGGTGCTCGAGGGCGACGTCCTCGACCATCGGCCTACGGCGGAGTTCGGTACGCAACCCCCTCCCGGCGCGGTCCTGCTCGGGCAGGACGACGGAGTCAGCTACTGGGCGTTGCGTGCCGGCCGGGACGGCGCTGAACTCGGCTGGCGCGACCTGCGGAACGCAGGCGCCCTCCTGGGTTCGGTCGACGCCGGGCTGCTCACCACGGCCGTCGGGCTACTCAGCTGGCACGACCGGTCTCGCTACTGCGCGGTGTGCGGCGCGGGCACCCGGGGCGTGCGGCTCGGGTGGGTACAGCAGTGCAGCGGATGTGACCGGGAGGAGTATCCCCGCACCGATCCGGCAGTGATCTGTCTCGTGCACGACGGTGGCGACCAGGTGCTGCTCGCTCGGCAACCGGTATGGCCGCGGGACCGGTACTCGGTGCTGGCGGGCTTCGTCGAGGTCGGCGAAGCGCTCGAAGCGTGCGTGCAACGCGAGATCCGGGAAGAGGTCGGCGTGACCGTCTCCGACGTCCGCTACCTCGGCAGCCAGCCGTGGCCGTTCCCGCGTTCCCTGATGGTCGGATTCGCCGCTGTGGGCGATCCCGAGCAGCCGTTGCATCCCGCCGACGGTGAGATCGAGGACGCGCGGTGGGTGCCGCGCGACGACGTTCTCGCGGCCCTCGAGGCCGAGGGAAACGCGATCAACGGTCTCCGCCTGCCGCCGGGCGTGTCCATCGCCTACCGCATGCTGCGCGGCTGGGCCAACACGCCTAGCTGA
- a CDS encoding XRE family transcriptional regulator: MTVPWNEVRDELGIDTERRAAGLRVTAAYVTGYRLGELRRHSGLTQMELAERMEIGQPRVSSIERGDLNSLTVGSVRAYVEALGGTVDMVAHVGDLDVALDVPGAA; encoded by the coding sequence ATGACAGTGCCATGGAACGAGGTTCGGGACGAACTCGGCATCGACACGGAACGGCGGGCAGCGGGACTCCGCGTCACCGCGGCGTACGTGACCGGCTATCGGCTCGGTGAGCTGCGGCGGCACTCCGGGTTGACCCAGATGGAACTGGCCGAGCGCATGGAGATCGGCCAGCCGCGGGTCAGCTCGATCGAACGCGGCGACCTGAACTCGCTGACCGTGGGCAGTGTCCGCGCCTACGTCGAGGCACTCGGTGGCACGGTCGACATGGTCGCCCACGTGGGAGACCTCGACGTCGCGTTGGACGTTCCCGGCGCGGCCTGA
- a CDS encoding ATP-dependent DNA helicase UvrD2, with the protein MADQPRRLLEGLDPEQRTAVTAPRGPVCVLAGAGTGKTRTITHRIAHLVERGLVAPQQVLAVTFTARAAGQMRTRLRELGAGGVQAQTFHAAAFRQLRYFWPRVHDTGVWSLVDNKYRFVMNAANRLGLSTEKDSVRDLAGEIEWAKSSLIAPDRYPSAAAKAGRSAPTAPESVSKVFAAYEQLKTRAEALDFDDLLLHTAAILEEHPEVAEEFRSRYRSFVVDEYQDVNPLQQRVLDAWLGPRDDLTVVGDANQTIYSFAGAAPQWLIGFPRRFPEATVVRLERDYRSTPQVVALANQVIDAARERPAGTRLTLVGQRQDGPKPDFAEFDDEVSEAQAVAHKIAALARDGTPLSEIAVLFRVNAQSEVYEKALADAEIPYQVRGGERFFARTEVRRAMAALRTAGSRDDLTSGDLCGSVRAVLAEVGLTDEPPAGGAAREHWESLIALVELAEELVAAVPDADLAHYNAELDARAESQHPPTVEGVTLASLHAAKGLEWDAVFLVGLVDGTLPIQYADGDDAAIEEERRLLYVGVTRAREFLRLSWALSRGEGGKRFRRRSRFVYALVPDDSPAALPARVQQREASPMRSQGGAVTPRCRTCETKLLGTLEIKLGRCGHCPSDVDEGLLAELKAWRSDRAQQLRVPSYVVFTDATLTAIAEQRPSDEAALIAISGIGGTKLERFGADVLSLVRAERSRP; encoded by the coding sequence ATGGCCGATCAACCGCGACGACTGCTGGAAGGACTCGACCCCGAGCAGCGGACGGCGGTGACGGCCCCTCGTGGTCCGGTGTGCGTGCTGGCCGGTGCGGGCACGGGCAAGACCCGCACCATCACGCATCGCATCGCCCACCTCGTCGAGCGCGGACTCGTCGCCCCGCAGCAAGTCCTCGCGGTCACCTTCACCGCCCGAGCGGCGGGGCAGATGCGCACGCGGCTACGGGAACTCGGTGCGGGCGGTGTTCAAGCGCAGACCTTCCACGCGGCGGCGTTCCGGCAGTTGCGGTACTTCTGGCCACGGGTGCACGACACCGGCGTGTGGTCGCTGGTCGACAACAAGTACCGCTTCGTCATGAACGCGGCGAACCGGCTCGGCCTGTCGACGGAGAAGGACTCCGTGCGCGATCTGGCAGGCGAGATCGAGTGGGCGAAATCGTCGCTCATCGCCCCCGACCGGTATCCGTCCGCGGCGGCGAAGGCCGGGCGCTCAGCGCCCACGGCGCCCGAGTCGGTGAGCAAGGTCTTCGCCGCCTACGAACAGCTCAAGACGCGTGCGGAGGCGCTGGACTTCGACGACCTGCTCCTGCACACCGCCGCGATCCTGGAGGAACACCCCGAGGTCGCCGAGGAGTTCCGCAGCCGCTACCGCTCCTTCGTCGTCGACGAGTACCAGGACGTCAACCCGCTGCAGCAGCGCGTGCTCGACGCGTGGCTCGGCCCGCGCGACGACCTCACGGTCGTCGGCGACGCCAACCAGACGATCTACTCCTTCGCCGGGGCCGCACCGCAATGGTTGATCGGGTTCCCGAGACGTTTCCCCGAGGCGACCGTGGTGCGCCTCGAACGCGACTACCGGTCGACGCCGCAGGTCGTGGCGCTCGCGAACCAGGTCATCGACGCCGCCAGGGAGCGTCCCGCCGGTACTCGGCTGACACTCGTCGGCCAGCGACAGGACGGGCCGAAACCGGATTTCGCCGAGTTCGACGACGAGGTCTCCGAGGCGCAAGCGGTCGCGCACAAGATCGCCGCGCTCGCGCGGGACGGCACACCGCTCTCGGAGATCGCGGTGCTCTTCCGCGTCAACGCGCAGTCCGAGGTCTACGAGAAGGCGCTCGCCGACGCCGAGATTCCGTACCAGGTGCGTGGCGGTGAACGGTTCTTCGCGCGGACCGAGGTGCGGCGGGCGATGGCCGCTCTGCGGACGGCGGGATCCCGCGACGACCTCACGTCCGGCGACCTGTGCGGCAGCGTTCGCGCGGTTCTCGCCGAGGTCGGCCTCACCGACGAGCCGCCTGCCGGCGGTGCGGCTCGGGAACACTGGGAGTCGCTGATCGCCCTGGTGGAACTCGCCGAAGAACTCGTCGCCGCCGTGCCGGACGCGGACCTGGCGCACTACAACGCGGAACTCGACGCACGCGCCGAGTCGCAGCATCCGCCGACGGTCGAGGGGGTGACGCTCGCGTCGTTGCACGCCGCGAAGGGGCTCGAGTGGGACGCGGTGTTCCTCGTCGGGCTCGTCGATGGCACCTTGCCCATCCAGTACGCCGACGGAGACGACGCGGCGATCGAAGAGGAACGGCGGCTGCTCTACGTCGGTGTGACGCGGGCGCGTGAGTTCCTGCGGTTGTCGTGGGCGCTGTCCCGGGGCGAAGGAGGCAAGCGGTTCCGGCGGCGGAGCCGGTTCGTCTACGCCCTCGTTCCCGACGACAGTCCGGCGGCCCTGCCTGCGCGCGTGCAGCAGCGGGAGGCCTCCCCGATGCGGTCGCAGGGGGGCGCCGTCACGCCGCGGTGTCGTACCTGCGAGACGAAACTGCTCGGGACCTTGGAGATCAAACTGGGGCGGTGCGGCCACTGCCCCTCCGATGTGGACGAAGGGCTGCTCGCCGAGCTCAAGGCGTGGCGCAGCGACCGTGCCCAACAGCTCCGGGTTCCCTCCTACGTGGTGTTCACGGATGCGACGCTGACGGCGATCGCCGAGCAGCGACCGTCCGACGAGGCCGCGTTGATCGCCATCTCGGGGATCGGCGGGACGAAGCTCGAACGCTTCGGCGCGGACGTCCTCTCGCTCGTTCGCGCCGAGCGATCGCGGCCCTGA
- a CDS encoding WhiB family transcriptional regulator — MLTTGVPIQQTGEPDVLGALLDSAPGVGQDLPCRRDPDLWFAESPAELERAKALCADCPVRAECLAGALSRAEPWGVWGGEIFERGAVVARKRPRGRPRKHPVDATGGRDRKEQAA; from the coding sequence TTGTTGACCACCGGCGTACCGATACAGCAAACCGGTGAACCCGATGTCCTCGGAGCGCTGCTCGACAGTGCCCCCGGGGTCGGCCAGGACCTGCCGTGCAGGCGGGACCCCGACCTGTGGTTCGCCGAGAGCCCGGCCGAACTGGAGCGCGCCAAGGCGCTGTGCGCGGACTGCCCGGTCCGTGCCGAGTGCCTCGCAGGGGCGCTGTCCCGCGCCGAGCCCTGGGGTGTCTGGGGCGGGGAGATCTTCGAGCGCGGCGCCGTCGTCGCTCGCAAACGGCCTCGTGGCCGTCCACGCAAGCACCCGGTCGACGCGACCGGTGGACGCGATCGCAAGGAGCAGGCCGCATGA
- a CDS encoding class I SAM-dependent methyltransferase — MTGHGNGHGHGHSHDGMDWNARLDDLRHADRLVEPERATLAEALVGADTRSVVEIGCGAGGMATALAAAMDHRSQSTLTLVDSAPELLGAAESHVRDSGSSVDVRTVLWDAAGDEVPSALEPADLVFAGMVVHHLPDQAAGLRRLAALVRPGGALAIVESGLPQRILPWDVGVGEPGLEDRLSGYQQSWFREMRAGIHGSVRMPIGWSRALREAGLVDVRSWSYLVERPAPVSDLVMRAALRRLRFLRDSAAEHGTADDLAAVDALLDEDGPHYVGHRDDLHYLLADTVHTGLAGRAG, encoded by the coding sequence GTGACTGGGCACGGCAACGGACACGGGCATGGGCACTCCCACGACGGGATGGACTGGAACGCCCGGCTCGACGATCTCCGCCACGCGGATCGCCTCGTCGAGCCCGAACGCGCGACGCTCGCCGAAGCGCTCGTGGGCGCGGACACGCGCTCCGTCGTCGAGATCGGTTGCGGGGCCGGTGGCATGGCCACGGCGCTGGCCGCTGCGATGGACCACCGTTCCCAGTCGACTCTGACCCTCGTCGATTCGGCACCTGAGTTGTTGGGGGCCGCCGAGAGCCACGTTCGCGACTCCGGCTCCTCCGTGGACGTCCGAACCGTGCTCTGGGACGCGGCCGGCGACGAGGTCCCGTCCGCGCTCGAACCTGCCGACCTCGTCTTCGCCGGGATGGTCGTGCACCATCTACCGGACCAGGCCGCCGGACTCCGCCGACTCGCCGCGCTGGTCCGTCCCGGCGGCGCTCTCGCGATCGTCGAATCCGGGCTCCCGCAGCGGATCCTGCCGTGGGACGTCGGTGTCGGCGAACCGGGGCTCGAAGACCGGCTGTCCGGGTACCAGCAATCCTGGTTCCGCGAGATGCGGGCCGGCATCCACGGGTCGGTGCGGATGCCGATCGGTTGGTCCCGTGCACTCCGGGAGGCCGGGCTCGTCGACGTGCGCAGCTGGTCCTATCTCGTCGAGCGCCCGGCACCGGTTTCGGACCTGGTGATGCGCGCGGCGCTGCGCCGACTCCGCTTCCTGCGGGACTCCGCCGCGGAACACGGCACCGCCGACGATCTCGCCGCGGTCGACGCCCTGCTCGACGAGGACGGCCCGCACTACGTCGGTCACCGCGACGACCTGCACTACCTGCTGGCCGACACCGTGCACACCGGGCTCGCAGGGCGGGCGGGGTGA